A region of the Pirellulales bacterium genome:
TGATCTGAACGATGCGACGGCTCACGCCTTCCTCGCCTGCGAGTCTATCAAGTGGGCAAACAATTCTAGGTGCCGGGCGAGGCAGCGATCGAGCGAGAATTCGCGTTCGACGCGGGCCCGGGCCGCCGCGCCCCACACCGCGGCCCCTTGGGGCGAATCGAGCACGCGACGAATGCCCTGTGCCAGCGACTCCGGCGCCGCCGGCGGAACGAGCAACCCCTGCTGTTCCGATTCGATCAACAGCCGATTGCCCGGAATGTCGGTCGCCACGACCGGCAGGCCGGCCGCCATCGCCTCGAGCAGCGCCAGCGACATCCCCTCTTCGAGCGACGGGAGCACAAACAGATCGGCCGCGGCCAGCAGGTCGTCGACCTGATCGAACGCGCCGGCCAGCACGACATTGCCGTTCAACTCCAGCTCGCGAATGAGACGCACGAGTTGCGGGCGCTCGGGCCCTTCGCCCACGAGCCAGAGTCGCGCCGTCGGATCGTGCCGTACGACGGTATGCCAGGCCTCGATGAGATGGGTGAGCCCCTTCGAGGCGTGCAGCCGCCCGGTATAGACCGCCAGCTTGGCGCCGGGATGCACGTACAGGCCCGGCTGCGAGCGGGCCAGCCAACTGCGCACCTCTTCGCGCTGGGCCGGATCGCGCAGCGGCTGGACGGGCACGCCGTTCGCAATGAAATGAATCCGCTCGCGTGGGTAGCCGGCGGCGATCAACTCGCGCTCGATGGCTGGGCTGGGGGCCACGAACGCCGCCGCGCGCAGGCACTGCCGCTTGATCCTGCGGCCGAAGTTCGCCTCGAGTTGCCAGTGGACGTCTCCGGTGGCGCCGGCCCCTTCGGCACGCAGCACTACGGGAACACCCATCCGCCGCGCGGCTCGGACAGCGGCGTAAGCGTCGTGCTTGAGCATCGAGACGTAGATCAGGTCAATCTCATCGGCCGCGGACTGCAGGCGATCGTCGAGGGCCCGCAGGTAGCGCCA
Encoded here:
- a CDS encoding glycosyltransferase family 4 protein, with the protein product MTPPRLVLVTRRFWPLVGGAEAMMANLAAGFRQQGAKTTILTAQWQSDWPRTVEHQGVRVERLPQPRIRWLGTWRYLRALDDRLQSAADEIDLIYVSMLKHDAYAAVRAARRMGVPVVLRAEGAGATGDVHWQLEANFGRRIKRQCLRAAAFVAPSPAIERELIAAGYPRERIHFIANGVPVQPLRDPAQREEVRSWLARSQPGLYVHPGAKLAVYTGRLHASKGLTHLIEAWHTVVRHDPTARLWLVGEGPERPQLVRLIRELELNGNVVLAGAFDQVDDLLAAADLFVLPSLEEGMSLALLEAMAAGLPVVATDIPGNRLLIESEQQGLLVPPAAPESLAQGIRRVLDSPQGAAVWGAAARARVEREFSLDRCLARHLELFAHLIDSQARKA